Proteins from a genomic interval of Youhaiella tibetensis:
- a CDS encoding SH3 domain-containing protein, which translates to MNKHSISTILAAAAFALTSAAAFAAPAVATGTVKVRDDAGNYGNWVDTLHAGEHVNVTGCNYGWCYIKHPGPDGWVKQSRLDFDYGYDDAEIVAVTPVEPSIGFGMNFGPGGDVSFGFGFASY; encoded by the coding sequence ATGAACAAGCACTCGATCTCGACGATCCTCGCCGCTGCCGCCTTCGCGCTGACCTCGGCAGCCGCCTTCGCCGCCCCCGCCGTCGCTACCGGTACCGTCAAGGTTCGCGACGATGCCGGCAACTATGGCAACTGGGTCGACACCCTCCATGCCGGCGAGCACGTCAACGTCACCGGCTGCAATTACGGCTGGTGCTACATCAAGCATCCCGGCCCCGATGGCTGGGTCAAGCAGAGCCGTCTCGATTTCGATTACGGCTACGACGACGCCGAGATCGTGGCCGTGACCCCGGTCGAACCCAGCATCGGCTTCGGCATGAATTTCGGCCCGGGCGGCGACGTTTCCTTCGGCTTCGGTTTCGCCTCCTACTGA